Genomic window (Oryza sativa Japonica Group chromosome 3, ASM3414082v1):
ACATATAAGATTTTGAAGGtaatttgtcaaaaaccatatcatttttacTCAGCTATAGAGCCCAACATATTGCAGATGCTCCTACAAGTATTAGTTTCTTAGTTTTAATATCAATTCCCACAAGCCGATTCCCAAAAATATGATATATACTATGCGGAGGATATAAACCAAAAGAAACATGTAACGCTCTACAGAGAAATCTAGAATAATGGCAATCTAAGAAAATATGGTAAATCATCTTATTTCATACAGAAACAACATCTCAAACTACcattccaattccttctagCCAAATTATATTTTTGTTAATACTACCCCTTTAAGTAGATATCGCATAAAAATCTTGATCTTGAGAGGCATCTTGATCTTCCAAATAATTTTGTTTCTCTCAAtataaccattattaattaaggcTATGTATATAGATCAAACCGAGAATTGACCACTTTGATGGTAATTCTATCTAAAAATGTCATTTTCTTCTGTCAAATGAATATGTAAAATTGAAGCAGTGTAAAACCAAAATATTCCTTTATTTGTTCCAAGGCATGTTTCCTGTTCACCAAGCAAGTTGATGCTTTGTTTTAGGAAATATAGGACAGTTAAACAGATGACTGTTTTAGACAAGTACACCCTATCGATTGCATTAAAATCAGATGCTCAAGATGGATGACAGTAACAACTAACAACAAAGCAAGTGGGTCCTCCAATGTTTCATCATTTACGGAGGAGCTCATAAGGTAAACGAACGTGAAATGGTAACCAGATTTTTGAGTTAGTGATGTATCCTCTTTCCAATTTTGTGAGATCTTTTACTGCATTAATTTCATCTCAGCAGATGATGTAAATAATATGAGTCATTTAATGATATTTCTTTGTATACATTTTCATTTAACTACTGTTAAGTTTTGAGTATTATTAACAAACAGTTACGGTTGTTCCAACAATTTACGATATATCATTACACTAAATTAGGTGAGCATAGTGGGGacgcccggggggggggggtggagtTGTCTGTTGGCAAGAATTCTTCTTGCAAAAGCATCATCACAATTTGCAAATAAATGGATCGCTGCTCATCCATGCTTATTAGAGCTCAATTTATGCATGtacaaaattttatatttttgaagCTTCCGAACCCATGGCTAAATAACAATTTTGTTGCTTGCATTACAATGAACCTTCTTTGCACATGCGTCCATGTAAAATTCACATCATAATGCTGGTACTTATAGTCGAGACTCTTGGGAAAATCACACCAGTAGCAAACCTCGGCAAAATCACGTCAATAGCTAGCTGCCTAGCTATACTGCAAGTGTAAGCTGTGGTTGTGTCAAAAGACCTTTTTTTCTCATATTCTGTTCTCTCTTGAGAAAAATCTTTGCCTTGGCATtattgtgaattgtgatgtggCTCTCTATTACCGTAAAAAAATGTGTTTATGTACAATTACATTTCTTCAGAGTTGTAGCACCAAAAAGTTACTTACGATAATTTTATCAGGTTCTTTTTCTGTTGACCCTACATTGGATTGTGATTGTTTATTGATATGGTAATAATAAATATGAAGCAGGGGCATGGCCAGGTTATGCCCATGCTTCCTTAGCGTATTATCGGAGCAGTATGTCATCTTCTATGTAAACCTAAGTGCAATGTAATCTTTTTCCTTCGATGTAAATCTGTGATCTTTGGTATCTCAAATTATAAGTTGATCTAATTGGTACAATGGTACCATAATGATATACACGTTCTTAACTGAATCTTTTTCACTTTCAGAACATTGATTGAGGGAACAGAGCCATGTGTTAGAAACAGTAAGTAAATGttagtatttttttacaaatcatCTCGGCCTCTACTCTTTTGTTCCTTGAGACAATACTGACATTCCTAACAGCAGTATTAGGGACCCTTTGTTCAAAGGATATGtgaaggaatttcataggattctaaTCCTATATGAATTTCTCTAATTGACCCTTTGATACAAATGATTGAAGCTTCTATGGAATAGCTCATTACACGTAGATTTGGAGGAAACTTTGCAAGATCTCCAACCTATTTTTGCCTAtttaaaaatttcctttgagtctatctgtctctctctcacccgattgctatattttttctgCGGCctaatcaaacgaccattcctatgttttttttgtgTCTTGCAATTCTCTATTTGAAACTtgtattcctatcaaaatcatgtgtttttcttaTTGCTACGTTTTCCAACCACACGTTTAAAATCCCGTGTTTTTCTTATTGCTCCGTTTTCCAACCACACGTTTAAAAGAATCCCTTTGCATTGTTTTTTGGGGTTGGTAGTGGTGGTTAACCATAGTTGCATGATATAAATTTGTGTCATTTAATACTTTGTGCTATGCCTTTTACATTAAGTCCAAGTAAATATAATACCAAATATATAGACCATACTATCCAACTAAAAAACAAATCGGTCGGTCACATACTTGCAACatatttgatttaatttgtattttctAACGTAAATTAcacgtgcacgattactagtACACAAGAAACAGTTTCCTATCATCGTCTTCCTTTCCGCATCAACTTGTAGCAAAGCTGCAAAAGTTCCTTGAGTCTTCGGCTAAGAGAAAATGTAAACTTAACATCAATATTTTTCTCTCATCCACGCCAGCATATTCTAGTTGGCAGTCTTATAGGCCAGTTGTTAGTCGATGCATGCTGTACAAGCCCTAACGATCAAATCCAAAAGTCTTGTCTTACAAACAAAATACATTAGGTACATTAGGGATTAGAATGGAAACTTAGGAATATGTAGGGATCGAAGCAAACCTTAAGGCATGGCGGAAGGGATTGATCAAAGACACGTACAAAGGGTACAAGAAGAAATTTCTTCCCTCTCCTATCTATGTGAATTTCCATTTCACTTGCATCCATAATCATGCTACCTCATAGTGACGTGTAGAAACATTTACAGTCACAAAACTAAGCATTTACACATTCATAAGCATTTACAGCTGCATTTTTATAGCGTGCTGGCTCATATGAAATTGTCATTTTCCCGTCACTGGCGATGGCATCAACATCATCGGTTCATATAACAGCCATCTGACTAGACCTCCAGTTATATATAACAGCCACTGCCGCTCACCATTCTCCGCATAAAAACCAAGACCTACTAGCTACTACAGTATCTATagtaaggggaaaaaaaatgaaaacacacATCGCCATGTTACATGTTGGCTTAGTAATATTCCTTCGAAGATATGGCTTATCAAAATTGCAGCTCAAAATCAGTGACGTGAGGTAGGAGCTAAGGAAGCCAGTGGCCAGTTGACCACTAGGTTCATAGATACATCGCATGCATATGGTTAAAGTGACAGCACTATCAGCAAAttaaatgtgtacatatatgtcataggatttttcttttttgttgaaCGAACCAAAAATGTTTGGAAACAAAGACAACAGCTCTGCCTCATCTTATGGATAAAAATGAGATACACATCAacctaagatttttttttatcgaaacatatatatgatggGTAAAGATGATGATGCATGAGGCTGTAGCGAATGAACTATAAATGTCGTTAGCTTTCCTCAATTGATTGATTGCCTGCATAATATGTTGTCCCGTCGTCTGATCAACTGATGAACTCAACAAATAATCACGAGTCATCCGGAGCTTTCTTAGCCAGTGGATTGAAACGATCAAGCATTTCAGATTTTCAGTTCCAGTCTCAATTAGCACCgaacatacacacacacacacacacacacagtgaACCTGTTCTGCGAATTATTGGCTGCATCATAGACATGGTTATAAGAGCCACCAGGATAGTTCACCACAGCACCAAAACATAGCAATGCCTGGTAAACACATTGAAGCAAATTAAGGAAAACATATTTTCAGGGACACAACCCTACTCCTTGGAGAGGTGATGGTGAGCAAGCTGGACAGCTGGGAATTCACAAGCAGCAGCAAACAGTTGCAAGAAGAGAACCACCTAAAAGAGAACACAGAATGATTGAAGACAACAGGAGAGGTAGCCCGCACAACTGGGCAAATAAGATCAGATCGCCTATAATACGAAGAGGGGCAGGCACACTTATCAGCAGGAAATGAGGAACCACGATAACAAGTCGAGCAACAATAACAGAAAATGTTATTGGGaaataaaagaagagaaacATTTCCTGCGCCAATATGGCCCACCAACGAAGGCCCCCAAAGCAGACACACAGCATACTGAATGCGGAACTAAACTACAAAAGTACCAACATGTCAAGAATGAACAGAAACTCAACAAATGGTAGAAATGAAACCACAACCCAAAGGAGCAAACAAAACCTACGAGAGAATAGCCACACACAAGCTGTTAGGAATGACTGACACACGGGAAGCAGCTTCACCAGGCTAACCAGACGAGTAAAGACTGAGGCAGCAGGACTAGCAGCAGTTGGCAACATAAATGCCAAAGAAGCCAAGCCCCAATATAGAGAAACCACTATATAACCATGAGGCAGCACCAACCAGATCAATTAGAATGCAAAGGAGGTGGCACGTACAAAAAAATACAGAAAGGAAAGTCTAACAGGCCTAAAACCATTTCCTGAAACATGGTGAGCCCCCACATCCCAACATCTGGTATGTACCGCTGACGTGCAGTGCCACCTGCATCGTGTCTCCTCTGTCTCAACAAGGAAGAAAAACTAGCAAGCTAGCTAAACAAAACCAGGAAAGAACCATGAAACAAATACCAACAAGGCAATAAGACAAGCAAGTTTGGCCGTGTACATTGGATGTAGAGGTTGGGTTTatcccattttctaaaaaaaaaaattatacaagcAAGTTTAATATAACAGCAGGAAACAAGGGGATCAACCTACATAGTCCAAGGCACCATGCTTTTGATGTTTAAATTTATGTTACTGTATTTTACCAGAATCCAGAGCATGAATGTCATGAAGCATGCATTTTGTGCAACAATGAAAAATTCTGGCCAGCTAATTATCTCGTCAAATCCCAAATTGACAATCCACGACAATGGATCGAATTGCTTATTTCACCATTGTTTGCTCCAATCTACTTCCTTAACATCATTTTTTTCCTGCACATACATAAGTTCATTTTCTTAGGTATATAAACAAAAAGAAAGACCAATTGCGATAAAGATGATAAACATTTTTCTCGTTGTGGaatcatgcaaaaaaaaaagggatttatcaagaaaataatttatttttcagaaagTTATGATTAGTTACAGTTGATTTGTTTTTCAATAcaaagataatttattttttgggCAGTGGCATGCTTCACACCAATGTCATACACTACCCATTTCAGTTGTTAGCTTAACAACCCAGTTCACCGTAGGAAACACTTCTCATCAGAAAAGGACTCATGTACAACATGTGGTTTCAAGAATTCACAACCTCAAAAGGAACATAAATTAAATTAGTGAAAGGAACTGCTATAAGTGCTTCATTAATGCACCTTCCTGTCTCTTTTAAGAAGAATACAAACATTAGCAACCAAATAGCAAGTCAAATAATAATTTGATGAAAGATAATGGAAGATTCAAGCATACCTTCACTTTTCATTCGATTTGTTGGATTCATTTTTGCCTTCATTTTTGTCTCTTGATTGCTTTTCGGAGGCTGCCAAATGATTCACCAGCTTGCTGTATAATTTCTTTGCTTCCTCAAAAGCTATTCGTAATGCTGACACATGCACTGCATAACTCTTTGAGAAATCTCCTGATGACATCATCCCAACAACTTTTCCTATGTGAAGAAAAATTGGGCCTCCTGATCCACCATGGCCAAGATGAATATTCCTCATTTCAATTATCGGTAGATCTTCATTAAATGGCAGAGTAAAAGATGTTTCTTTCTGTGTACGGTATTCAGATGTCTCTGAGGGTATATGGTCGGTTGGTTCTTTCCCAAAAGACCTTGGCGTCCTGTCAAAAGTTCTTACTGTATCACTGCAGGGATAACTAACCTTTCCACTACAGAAGGAGTACATAAGAGAATGCTGGTTTGAAATAGCATATACATCTTGGCCAGGAACTAAGGTCCCATCATTTGCCAGAGAAACAGCTGGATAAGCATCTGAGCCATTAGGCACAAAACACAGAATTGCAATGTCCCAAGATTCAATTTTGTGTAAAACATAAGCCTTTT
Coding sequences:
- the LOC4333426 gene encoding uncharacterized protein → MDATRSAQSIHGQDEQKLYDELKSAVWVIHVESDESSGTGTGFCIDQRGLIMTCAHCVSGKTCFVARQNDKKFQKAYVLHKIESWDIAILCFVPNGSDAYPAVSLANDGTLVPGQDVYAISNQHSLMYSFCSGKVSYPCSDTVRTFDRTPRSFGKEPTDHIPSETSEYRTQKETSFTLPFNEDLPIIEMRNIHLGHGGSGGPIFLHIGKVVGMMSSGDFSKSYAVHVSALRIAFEEAKKLYSKLVNHLAASEKQSRDKNEGKNESNKSNEK